In Candidatus Binatus sp., the sequence ATCCACCTTCGGCCACGCGAGCAGATCGAGTCCCGCGCCCGCGCCTTTCGGCTTCTTCATCTCGGCATTGACGAATGCCTGCAGGTCTTCGCGGAAGATGCGTCCTTGGAAGCCGCTGCCCTTGACGAGCCGGAGATCGACGCCGAGTTCGCGCGCGAATTTTCGCACCGACGGACTCGCATGCGGCTTGGGCGCGCCTTCGTCGGCTTCTTCCGGCGCCTGCCCGGAAGCGACCTCATTCTTTTTCTCAGTTACCGCTGCGCGTGCCGCTGGCACCGGTTTCTTTTCCGACGGCACCAGCGACAATTTCGACGAAGCCGGCGCCGGCGCGGATGCTTGCGCGTCCACTCCGTCAGTTTCGAGCACGATGATCGGCGATCCTTCCGAGACTTTGTCGCCGAGATGCACTTTCACTTCTTTGACGATTCCCGCCTGCGGCGACGGCACTTCCATCGTGGCTTTTTCCGATTCGATCGTGATGAGCGATTGCTCGACGCTCACGCGATCGCCCGGCTTGACCATCACCTCGATCACATCGACGTCGGTGAAATCGCCGATATCGGGAATCTTGATATCGATAGTCGCCATCGTGGATCGCTAAACCGTAACAGGACTCGGCTTTTCCGGATCGATTTTGTACTTCTTGATCGCCGATTGCACGCGCGACGCGGGAATCTGCTCCTCGTCGGCGAGACTCTTCAACGCTGCGAGCGCGATGTAATAGCGATCCACCTCGAAGAAACTGCGCAGCCGCGCGCGATAGTCGCTGCGGCCGAAGCCGTCGGTGCCGAGCACGCGATAGCGGCGCGGCACGTAGGGCCGAATCTGATCGGCGAACGCCTTGATGTAATCCGTCGACGCGACCACCGGACCGGGCCGCCCGTTGAGGCAAGTCTCGACGTAGCTGCGTTTTTGCGGCGCGGTCGGATGCAGCATGTTCCATCGATCGATCTCGAGGCCTTCGCGCCGGAGTTCCGTGAAACTCGGGACGCTCCACACGTCGCCGACCACGCCGAAATCGTTCTGCAGCAAATCCGCCGCCGCGATCACCTCGCGCAGGATCGTGCCCGAGCCCATCAGTTGAACGCGCGGCGCTTTGCCGTCGCTACCGTCGCGGAATAGATACATCCCCTTCAGGATGCCGGCCTCCGCGCCCTCCGGAAGCGCCGGATGCTGATAGTTCTCGTTCATCAGCGTGATGTAATAGAAAACGTTCTCCTGCTCCTGCAGCATCCGCCTGAGTCCGTCGTGGATGATGACGGCGACTTCGTAGGCGAAGGTCGGATCGTACGAAACGCAATTCGGAATCGTCGAGGACGCAAGATGGCTGTGGCCGTCGGCGTGCTGCAGCCCCTCGCCGTTCAGCGTCGTGCGGCCGGAAGTTCCACCGAGCAGAAAGCCGCGGCTCCGCATGTCGCCAGCCGCCCACGCCAGATCGCCGACGCGCTGAAATCCGAACATCGAGTAGAAGATGTAGAACGGAATCATCGGCAGATTGTGCGTGCTGTACGAGGTCGCGCCCGCGATCCACGACGACATCGCGCCCGCCTCATTGATTCCCTCCTGCAGAATCTGTCCCTGCTGATGCTCGCGATAGAACATCAGTTGCCCTGCGTCCTCGGGTTTGTAGAGTTGGCCGACCTGCGAGAAAATTCCGAGTTGCCGGAACATCCCTTCCATCCCGAAGGTGCGCGATTCGTCGGGGACGATCGGCACGATGCGGCTGCCGATATTCTTGTCGCGCAGCAGCGTCGATAGCACGCGCACGAACGCCATCGTAGTGGAGATCTCGCGATCGTCGGTGCCCTTGAGCTGCAGTTCAAACGCCGACAGCGGCGGCACTTCGAGCGCCGTCGATGTGCGCCGTCGTTGCGGGATGTTGCCGCCGAGCGCCGCGCGCCGCTCCTTCAGATACTTTACCTCGATGCTGTCTTCGGGCGGGCGGTAAAATGGAATGTCGGCGATCTGATCGTCGAGCACCGGAATCTGGAAGCGATCGCGGAACGCCTTCAGCGCCGCGAGATCCATCTTCTTCGCCTGATGCGTGATGTTCATGCCCTCGCCAGCCGCGCCCATCCCGTAGCCCTTGATCGTCTTTGCGAGAATAACCGTGGGCTCGCCGCGATGCTCCACCGCCGCTCGGTATGCCGAGTACACCTTCAGCGGGTCGTGGCCGCCGCGCCGCAGTTGCCACAATTCCTGATCGGTCATGCCCGACACCATGTCGAGCACCTCGGGATATTTGGCGAAGAACTCGCGCCGCACGTACGCGCCGTCGCGCGCCTTAAAGGTCTGGTACTCGCCATCGACGCATTCTTCCATCCGGCGGCGCAACAGCCCGAGCTTGTCGCGCGCGAGCAGCGGATCCCAGTTGCTGCCCCAGATCACCTTGATCACGTTCCAGCCGTTGCCGCGGAAACTCGATTCGAGCTCCTGGATGATCTTGCCGTTGCCGCGCACCGGACCGTCGAGCCGTTGCAGATTGCAATTGACGACGAAGATCAGATTGTCGAGGCGCTCGCGCGAGGCCAGCGAAATCGCGCCGAGCGATTCCGGCTCGTCCATCTCGCCGTCGCCCATGAAGGCCCACACCTTGCGATCGCCCATCTCGGCCAGGCCGCGTCCCTCGAGGTACTTCATGAAGCGCGCCTGGTAAATCGCCATCATCGGGCCGAGGCCCATCGAGACCGTCGGGAACTGCCAGAAATCCGGCATCAACCACGGATGCGGGTAGGACGACAGACCCTTGCCATCGACCTCGCGCCGAAAATTGATCAGTTGGTCTTCGCTCAGACGACCTTCGAGAAAAGCGCGCGCGTAAATTCCTGGCGACGAGTGCCCCTGTATATAAATGAGGTCGCCGGCGAAGGTCTTGGTCGGGGCGCGCCAGAAATGATTGAAGCCGATGTCGTACAGCGTCGCGGCCGATTGGAAGCTCGCGATATGACCGCCCAGTTCCGACGTTTCCTTGTTCGCGCGCAGCACCATCGCCGCCGCGTTCCACCTGATGATCGAGCTGATGCGCCGCTCGATCTCGCGATCGCCGGGATAGCGCGGCTGCCGGTCGGCCGGAATCGTATTTACGTACGGTGTGTTGGCATTGTACGGCAGAAACGCGCCACGCCCGCGCGCCTTGGTGATCAGATTCTCGAGCAGGAAATGGGCGCGATCGACGCCTTCGCGATCGACTACTGCGTCCAGCGAGTCGAGCCATTCGCCCGTCTCTTCGGGATCCAGATCTTCAATGGTTTCCATCGTTCTCCATTGTACAGCATCGATGACTGCTTGACTGCGCGGAATGAAGGCTCGCCACTCACGACTCTTTCGAAAAGCGGAACGAAATCGTCCCGAGCTCCCGATAGTCAATATGAAACGTGTCGCCCGCGGCTGCCGCAAGTGGCCGCGTGAACGATCCACCGAGGATCAATTGCCCTGCCTCGAGTGTGACGCCGTGCGGCGCGAGTTTGTTCGCGAGCCATGCGACGCCGTTCGCTGGATGATTCAGCACCGCCGCGGCGACGCCTGATTCCTCGAGCTCGCCGTTGCGGTAGCAAACCGCCGCGACCCATCGCAGATCGAGATCCATCGGGCGGATCGGACGACCACCAAGCACGAGGCCTGCGGAGGCCGCGTTGTCCGAGATGGTGTCGAAGACTTTGCGCGTCACCTTGGTCTCGGGATCGACCTGATGAATCCGCGCGTCGATTATCTCGATCGCTGGCACGACGTAATCGGTGGCGCCCAGCACGTCGAAGATCGAGCAGCCGGGACCGCTGAGCGGTTTTCCCAGGATGAACGCGAGCTCGACTTCCACACGGGGCACGATAAATCGCCGATACGGCAACTCGGCG encodes:
- the aceE gene encoding pyruvate dehydrogenase (acetyl-transferring), homodimeric type, yielding METIEDLDPEETGEWLDSLDAVVDREGVDRAHFLLENLITKARGRGAFLPYNANTPYVNTIPADRQPRYPGDREIERRISSIIRWNAAAMVLRANKETSELGGHIASFQSAATLYDIGFNHFWRAPTKTFAGDLIYIQGHSSPGIYARAFLEGRLSEDQLINFRREVDGKGLSSYPHPWLMPDFWQFPTVSMGLGPMMAIYQARFMKYLEGRGLAEMGDRKVWAFMGDGEMDEPESLGAISLASRERLDNLIFVVNCNLQRLDGPVRGNGKIIQELESSFRGNGWNVIKVIWGSNWDPLLARDKLGLLRRRMEECVDGEYQTFKARDGAYVRREFFAKYPEVLDMVSGMTDQELWQLRRGGHDPLKVYSAYRAAVEHRGEPTVILAKTIKGYGMGAAGEGMNITHQAKKMDLAALKAFRDRFQIPVLDDQIADIPFYRPPEDSIEVKYLKERRAALGGNIPQRRRTSTALEVPPLSAFELQLKGTDDREISTTMAFVRVLSTLLRDKNIGSRIVPIVPDESRTFGMEGMFRQLGIFSQVGQLYKPEDAGQLMFYREHQQGQILQEGINEAGAMSSWIAGATSYSTHNLPMIPFYIFYSMFGFQRVGDLAWAAGDMRSRGFLLGGTSGRTTLNGEGLQHADGHSHLASSTIPNCVSYDPTFAYEVAVIIHDGLRRMLQEQENVFYYITLMNENYQHPALPEGAEAGILKGMYLFRDGSDGKAPRVQLMGSGTILREVIAAADLLQNDFGVVGDVWSVPSFTELRREGLEIDRWNMLHPTAPQKRSYVETCLNGRPGPVVASTDYIKAFADQIRPYVPRRYRVLGTDGFGRSDYRARLRSFFEVDRYYIALAALKSLADEEQIPASRVQSAIKKYKIDPEKPSPVTV
- the hpaH gene encoding 2-oxo-hept-4-ene-1,7-dioate hydratase → MLDAKIINQLANELNAAEKERRQIRQFSLRFPGITIEDAYAIQREWVTIKIAEGRTLKGRKIGLTSKAMQNSSQIDEPDYGALLDDMFFHDGAELPYRRFIVPRVEVELAFILGKPLSGPGCSIFDVLGATDYVVPAIEIIDARIHQVDPETKVTRKVFDTISDNAASAGLVLGGRPIRPMDLDLRWVAAVCYRNGELEESGVAAAVLNHPANGVAWLANKLAPHGVTLEAGQLILGGSFTRPLAAAAGDTFHIDYRELGTISFRFSKES